A genomic window from Haliaeetus albicilla chromosome 10, bHalAlb1.1, whole genome shotgun sequence includes:
- the LOC138687121 gene encoding claw keratin-like has product MSCSSLCAPSCGVAAPAPLADTCNEPCVRQCPDSTVVIQPPPSVVTFPGPILSSFPQYSVVGSAGAPGVGGGFGGTFGGRGGFGGLGGYGGSWGYGGYGGYGGYGGYGGYGGYGGCGYGGWGRGHRYLNGNCGPC; this is encoded by the coding sequence atgtcctgctccagcctgtGCGCCCCTTCCTGCGGGgtggccgccccggccccgctggcTGACACCTGCAACGAGCCCTGCGTGCGGCAGTGCCCCGACTCCACGGTGGTGATCCAGCCCCCGCCCTCGGtggtcaccttccccgggcccatcctcagctccttcccgcaGTACAGCGTTGTTGGCTCGGCGGGAGCCCCCGGAGTTGGAGGGGGCTTTGGTGGCACTTTTGGAGGCCGTGGCGGTTTTGGAGGCCTTGGGGGCTATGGAGGCTCTTGGGGCTATGGAGGCTACGGTGGCTATGGGGGCTACGGAGGCTACGGGGGCTACGGAGGCTATGGGGGTTGCGGATATGGCGGCTGGGGCCGAGGCCACAGGTACCTCAACGGCAACTGTGGGCCTTGCTAA
- the LOC138687127 gene encoding claw keratin-like codes for MSCSSLCAPSCGVAAPAPLADTCNEPCVRQCPDSTVVIQPPPSVVTFPGPILSSFPQYSVVGSAGAPGVGGGFGGTFGGRGGFGGLGGYGGSWGYGGYGGYGGYGGYGGYGGYGGCGYGGWGRGHRYLNGNCGPC; via the coding sequence atgtcctgctccagcctgtGCGCCCCTTCCTGCGGGgtggccgccccggccccgctggcTGACACCTGCAACGAGCCCTGCGTGCGGCAGTGCCCCGACTCCACGGTGGTGATCCAGCCCCCGCCCTCGGtggtcaccttccccgggcccatcctcagctccttcccacaGTACAGCGTTGTTGGCTCGGCGGGAGCCCCCGGAGTTGGAGGGGGCTTTGGTGGCACTTTTGGAGGCCGTGGCGGTTTTGGAGGCCTTGGGGGCTATGGAGGCTCTTGGGGCTATGGAGGCTACGGTGGCTATGGGGGCTACGGAGGCTACGGGGGCTACGGAGGCTATGGGGGTTGCGGATATGGCGGCTGGGGCCGAGGCCACAGGTACCTCAACGGCAACTGTGGGCCTTGCTAA